The sequence TCAGGCCCTGGCTGCCGCCGGTCAGGCCCTCCCAGTTGAGCGCCACCAGCTGGATGCTGACGGCGATGCCGAAGGTGGCGACGGCCAGATAGTCGCCGCGGAGCTTGATGGTGGCGAGCCCGACGAGGAGGGCGGCCAAGGCCGAGAGCGCCAAGGCACCGGCGATGCCGACGATCCAGGGCAACCCCAGATTGCCGATGAGCTCCGGCCGGGAGGGTGCGGTCAGAATGGCGAAGGTGTAGGCACCGATGGCGTAGAAGCCGACGATGCCGGCGTTGAAGAGGCCGGTGTTGCCCCATTGCAGGTTGAGGCCGATCGTGGCGATGCCGAGCACCAGCACGACGACCGCGAAGAAGGTCAGATAGGCGATGATGCCGATCATGGCGCGCTCGCTCTTGCCGCCTTCACCCCAAACAGGCCCTGGGGCCGGAGGTAGAGGATGAGGATCAGCAGCAGAAACGGCACCGCCGATTTGTAGCTGGACGGGATGACGAGGACGGAGAGGTTTTCGGCGAGCCCGATGATGAGACCGCCCATGACCGCGCCGATGAGGCTGCCATGGCCGCCCAGGATGGCGGCGGTGAAGATGGCGAGCAGCAGATTGAAGCCCATCTCCGGCCTGAGCTGCACCGTCAGGCCCGAGAAGATTCCCGCCGCCGCCGCCAGCATGCCGGAGAGGAACCAGGTCCAGCGCACCATGGCCCGGACATCGACGCCGCAGACCCGCGCCAGGCTCGGACTCTCCGCCATGGCGCGAAGCGCCATGCCGAGGCGGCTGAACTTGAGCACGAGATGGAGGCCCAGCACGGTCCCCAGCGTGAAGAGGAGCACGAAGATCTGATCGGGCAGGAGCCGCACATCGGGCAGCACCTCGACGGCGAATTGCAGCTCGCTCGTGTAGTAATGCGCATCCGGCCCCCAGACCAGCAGCACCAGGTTGCGCAAGACCAGCGCCGTGCCGAAGCTGGCGAACACCATGGTGAGCGCATGGGCGCGGCGTTGGCGCAAAGGCCGGAAGACGAGCCGGTCGACCACGAGGGCGACAAGGCCGGTGCCGAGTCCGGCAACGAAGAGGGCCGCCAGGAACTGCCAGCCGAAGGAGAGCGGATCGATGGCGGCCCCGGCGGTGGCGAAACCGACGACGCTCAAGGCGAGATAGGCGCCTGCAGTCAACAGCTCCGCGTGGGAGAAATTGGCGAAGCGGAGAATTTGCAGGCTGAGCGACACGCCGATGGCGCCCAGCGACAGAACCGCACCGGTGAGGACGCCGTCGGCGATGGCTTGGCCGATCATTGCCGTCGCGCCCCGCCCAGAAACGCCTGGCCCATCGTCGGATCCGCGAGGAGGGCGCTCGCCGCCCCGGACATGCGGTTGCGGCCTTCGGTCAGCACATAGCCGCGATCGGACATGCGCAGTGCCGCCTTGGCATTCTGCTCGACCATGAGCACGGCGACGCCGCCGGACGCGAGACGGCGCAAGGTCTGGAACACCTCGCCCACGGCCCGGGGCGACAGGCTCGCGGTCGGCTCGTCCAGCATCAGGAGCTTGGGTTCGGTCATCAAGGCCCGCGCGATCGCCAAGGTCTGGCGCTCGCCGCCGGACAGCGTGCCGCCGAGGGAGGCGCGCCGTTTCGCCAGCATCGGAAACCGTTCGAAGCTGCGCTCGAGGCGCTCTTTCAGGAGCCGATCGGTCAGCGTGTGTCCGCCGACCTTCAGGTTCTCCTGGATGGTGAGCGAGACGAACACGTTTCCC is a genomic window of Pseudomonadota bacterium containing:
- a CDS encoding branched-chain amino acid ABC transporter permease encodes the protein MIGQAIADGVLTGAVLSLGAIGVSLSLQILRFANFSHAELLTAGAYLALSVVGFATAGAAIDPLSFGWQFLAALFVAGLGTGLVALVVDRLVFRPLRQRRAHALTMVFASFGTALVLRNLVLLVWGPDAHYYTSELQFAVEVLPDVRLLPDQIFVLLFTLGTVLGLHLVLKFSRLGMALRAMAESPSLARVCGVDVRAMVRWTWFLSGMLAAAAGIFSGLTVQLRPEMGFNLLLAIFTAAILGGHGSLIGAVMGGLIIGLAENLSVLVIPSSYKSAVPFLLLILILYLRPQGLFGVKAARASAP
- a CDS encoding ABC transporter ATP-binding protein, which gives rise to MSRGLLTAENVRAGYVPGMPIIHDVSLEIATGEIVTIIGPNGAGKSTLLKALAGLIAMEAGSVVYGKKECAGLSAEAMAGLGIGFVPQTGNVFVSLTIQENLKVGGHTLTDRLLKERLERSFERFPMLAKRRASLGGTLSGGERQTLAIARALMTEPKLLMLDEPTASLSPRAVGEVFQTLRRLASGGVAVLMVEQNAKAALRMSDRGYVLTEGRNRMSGAASALLADPTMGQAFLGGARRQ